Sequence from the Papilio machaon chromosome 26, ilPapMach1.1, whole genome shotgun sequence genome:
GCCTAAAATAAAGCAGACACAGATAAGATTCAACAAATAAAAGGATTACAAGAGAAAAATACGAGAGCGTCAAGCTGTCGCCGTTcagatcttactaattttataaacgcgaatgtttggatggatggatgtttgtttgaagttatctccagaatgtATCTCGATATTTAGCCTACatatagagcatagtctggaagaacacataggcattgagttttttttattctgcgcgaacgaagtcccgggcgacaactagtatatcATGACATAAATTGACAGTGGTATATAAACCTAAAAATGGTAAACAAAgtgcaatttatattaaaatatttaaccacGACaagcaataccacgacctgaTAGAAGACAGTCCTCATGTGGAAGTAATTCGGCGTACAGTCtgagtaattccaagtacagtgtgcgtgccggaggcctaattttagtcttctttcctttcccaccctttccttattaggaaagaatgggaagagAAGCGTTATTTAaagaagaggggacgcataggaagaagaaatataaaaaaattagaggtagataacgcatctgcaattgcagatgtctatgggctaTTGCTGCATGGCAGGTTACACGTTTGTCccctaataatatttaaaaaaaaacaatgaaactcAATGTTTTTTAGGAAGCAGCGCAAGCGATTGCTTTCTACAGAGGAACGAAGGTGAAGTCTAAAGTTGTTGAGGAGGAACTAAAAGCGTTAAGGATGTCTTTGAACCCAGTGTTGGATGGTAAATAtcaacgatgtcctatttctTGGTACAAAATGGCCATTGTTAAgatataaaacgaaaaaaaaaattgtaattgtttaGCTTAACAATTAACAGCAATACCATATTTTCTCAGAAATAATTCAGAAATCTTAACTTTAATGTTCCGAGTTTATCACAAAATTTACTATGACACTAGAATGTTTTAGAGATATTCGCTATTAATTTTCTAgttgttatttcaaattatcctATAAATTTCCCTTTGCAGATGATGTCGTGACACCAGAAGAAGAGAAATTAAACGCAGACCTCAAAGAAAGGCCTAAGGTGTCTATGTGGAGTTTCCTAAGcaagtattttaacatattttttgctaTTCAAACACCGTCCCCTCTCCCGAATTTCTTTAGGTTGTTGTAAACaaacttagaaataaatttgaaagcaCTTTTCTAGTAAAGTTATCATTTTCATCAAAGGAACGTCAAAGGAATTTGACGTTCCTTTTCTCCTCTGTTTAGTGagttatagttttttaattccattgtGACACAAAGGCAAAATCGCTGAACTGATATTGTCAGGTGGTTTCATTGGATTCGTATTGTTCCCTCATGAGTCATATTGGCTACAGTTAGTCgggtatttattttaaattacaccagttatcaagatccgttgagtcgttccgcagataccttctaacaaacatccatccatccatctaaatttccGGATTAACTAACTGCCGGTCTAAACAAGTTGACTACTCCTGATATATAGTTTCATATCAACTTacgtctttatttttttcagagaAGTCCCGGTCAACACGTCGTGCGTTGTTTATGTTGATAGTGCTGTATACGACGTCTATGTTCCAAGGTCTGACGGTAATACAGGTGTACGCTGAACCTCTATTCGCAGAGGCCATACCGACCATGTCACCAACGATCTGCAGCGTCATCTTCGCTGTTGTTATGGTGGTGGCCGGATTCATTGCGGCATATCTGGTTGAAACTGCTGGAAGACGGGTAAGATGCACTTCGAAATATCCGAAACGCGATCAGCTCTCAAAAAGTGGAGGCACTAAAAGAAGGCAATGGACACCATGCTTTCTTTTGATGTCAGTCGTTGTTTGTTATCGAGTACGTCTCTTACGTAACTGGCCTTTCACACTTACTACACTGTCTATAAGCGATAATGAAACGACAAAGTTTGTATCTACCTGATACTACACACACTACAGCTCGTAAATTCCAAAATGTTTATGAGCAAATCGCTCCATCATCAAGCAGATCAGTAAACCGGCACACAGCTCAGctcaatttgtattaaaaatttcagaCATCTTGACGGTTCTAAACTTCGCGAAAGTCGCTACGCAATACCTAATGTTAGGTGTAGCGGGTTGCAGGGCACAGCGGAGCGCGCCGATGATAGGCCACCAAGATATTTGAGAAGACTAGTACCTAGATAGTAATGATTTGTGTTTGGAGCTGCGAACTATTAGTCACCGGGCAGCTCGCGGCTTTCGGCTCATATAGTCATAGTAGATCATAATGAGCCGTGAGCTAATCTAGTTGTTGAGATGCAAATCAACGGTTCACGTCTACATTACAACGTTTGGACCAGTTCAGAGCTGATTTACACATGTTTAGTGTTACTACATAGCCGCTGAAGCAGCGACCCATAGTGCGTCTTTGcctccgacacaagagatcgccAGAGTCGCCTGTCCTGTGCCGTCCCCTACCAGTCCATCGCTGGTAGCACCCGCAGGTCCAGGCCGAAGGGTTACCGGCCAATCGGATTCCCTCGAGTTActactacaaatatttttaaattggaatTTCAGGTTcacttattatgttattgatTGCAGTCACTGATGCTGTACGCAACATTCGGCTCAGGGATCTGTTGCATTGTACTAGGGACTCAGATCCACTTGCACTGGGGCCCGCACTGGTTGACTGCGTGCTTCATATATGTTTACGGCGTGGTGTACTCTTGCGGTGCTGGTACCGTGCCTTTCGTGATGGGTGCTGAAATATTCTTACCTGAGGTTAGTGTTTTATACAACATAATCACGCCTGAAAACCAAAAAGGTAGAAAGAAACTCAGAAACCAGCgataacataggctatattttgaTTCTTTTACTTGTCACATACCATCAAATCTGGTCTAAGGTCTACTAGTATATTCATAATAACTAACCTGTTTTCAGATACGAAGTTTTGCATCAATGATATCAATTGAATGGTCTATCATCTGCGGCTTCGTTGTCCTATTTCTTTTCAATCCAATAGTATCAGCGATAGGATTGGGTCCTATCTTCTACTTCTTTGCTGCGGTCTGCTTTATATCAACAATCTTCTGTTACTTCTATCTACCAGAGACAAAGGGGTTGACTGTAGATGCTATACAGTTGTTATTCGCTAAACCTAAACGACGTAATATAATAccttagtttatttaataaattattttgtaagcaattgttgtatattttttatggatttcaattatgttttagattgtattttttttattttttaaatagctatCGCCGCAACTTCTTCCGCGtagaacttaaaaaaaaacaaaattaataacctgttcttccaaactatgttctatattttgtgctaatttcatcaagatccgttgagccgttctggagataacttcaaacaaacatccatccatccatttaaacattcgcatttattagtttaaaattatgaaactaatattaatttagttaatatcaattttcaaatacttctcttacaaaaataatgtgcGATGCGAAGATAAAAAGTaccaagtaaaaaaaagaataaggAATTacctactataaaaaaaattcaaagaaattgatagaaaattttattttacatataaaactttaatattaagtttttttaattaagtgaaACGTAACTaatgtttctttattactGTAATCGaaatcttatattaaaaaataatcattcaGTCATTCGTTCTTTTAGTGAATGTAGTTAATTCTAGTACATTTCCTCTTCACTTTCCATCGGTACAGATTTTAATCCGCCATCTTTCTTCTTCGATCTTATCCTGTAATAAACAACAGGAATGATATtcgaattataattatattaaagtatataaaaaaaccattaaagtaaataaaataccaaCCAAAAAATTTGCGTGATGTTAAATAGGAATCAAGATCAGTTTGTTCTTTACCTTgggtttttttacaaaatttctaAGTTTTTCAAGTACAATGagaaaattatatagtttatagttttagagataatatcgacgctggaaagcgtaaacgctgtaaccccgaaagtatgaactttacaggagagccaaaaaatcataacccgtgagctgatacgcctacaagcatgcggtatttagcaatgttgtgtagtttgtgctaacctataataaaattattaacgtgtgaaaaacatattcgcgatttcgtTGGTAccattttccaaaaaaataattagttgagtttattgtgtttttattattctattaaattgctttattttttcgcaactgtataaaaaataattgttcagTAGACGCGCGGAACCGTCATtgcaacttgttccaactgtcaacagtagacatttgtcggaattctttgcaatgacaggctttccgcattcgtaatgaaatatctaatatataaaattctcgtgtcacagttttcgttcccgtactcctccgaaactgcttgaccgattctcatgaaattttgtgagcatattcagtaggtctgagaatcggacaacatctatttttcataccccccccccccccattttttaactgcgcgcggacggagtcgcgggcgacagctagtactgtATAAAGTAGTTTGAAAaagcaaattaatatttcttatataagGTCGATTTAACTAATTGAATCAACCTTTAGTCAACCCTTTAAAGTTTTAACCATAAatcgtttttcttttaatactggTCGTcttttttctacattaatcTTCGAATCTTATTCATTCGAATGTATGTATTAAACTAgttgaaaataacaatttagcTGTTTCATTTCGTTGACGCCAAAACCTTCAACGGTAAATTACGTCACAACCcttaaattactattattatttttaaactactcGACTGTTGAGGTGCGAGTAGTaattacaaaaactattttttatagataaacTAAACAGTTCACCTGATGTTAAGTGACCACGTGAAATAAGGCGGGCGACGGCGCGACTATCGCGACACATTGTCACTTGATATCGCGATTTAATATACtactaacgccatctagtatttatttgtgaaactactttttatttccacttttcatttcaatttatttttaaataccttaaaaattttaatcaagtaaaaatgtatttttttgaaagtattgtcttttttaaattcaaatagaaATCAATTTAACAGGAATCATTTTCTTATACAATCGAATTTGAATAATTGAGTCAAAGgaagttgatatttttctccACTTTAGTGAGAAATTCGGTTCTGAGAGAAACCCTTGTTCTCTCAGAACCGaatttctcacttatccaggttcgactgtattagttattaagcattttattttaacaaaaacatagcttgtacttgtataaaattattcaatgcCACCAAAGGTTCactttaattaactataacagtgaatgtattaaaataaaatatactaaccGTTTAGGATATGGTTGCTTCAAATGAATTGTTCTATAATGTAGCTTCATActattattttgtgtaaaacGTTTCTCACAGAGCGGACATTCGTAAGGTTTCTCTCCTGTGTGAGtctgaaacaaaacaaaatacagtttttttttattacaaggtggcaaacgagcgagcagccacatgaattcgccgaaatggcgaagcgaccgctgcccatagacattcataattgcagatgcattgcctaccctcaatcgaaggaggagacgcacaaaaagagaatattttaacTTCTTATGCATCTCAattgatcttgatgaaatttggcatagatatagatcatagtctggatgaacatataggcttattacgtttttttttttaattccgcgcggacggaggcgatatttttgatataaataaatatgacattcaaaatttgtttaagtttTACCGGCAAAGttgcaaaataataagaagtagggaatgaaagtttgtacagaaatatgtaaggtttatgtgaatgttttataattttaatatattacaaatgtattttttaattaagatctttaaaaaaaaatctttaaaattgagcaacacagattaaaaattgattcaaatttttaatttgatttctaTAACAATCTCAATTTCTTtgcaaaacattaatattatatataagcGCCATCTAGCGAGGAATAGCGAaatcaaatgttttataaacttaccACACGATGTCGCTTAAGACCAGCAGTTGAATAGAACTGTCGGCCACAAGTCTCGCAGTTGTAGATCTTCTCCCGCGTGTGTAAATTCTGATGCATCGCTATACTGCCCGGCTGAAATTacacataatacaaatttattatttaaaaaacttgagaggtgtcaagggacactcggatggaacgaagttcctttctattaattagtgaaggaaccaatgtttattctatgcataaaaaacttaagtcttcacaagaagtacattttatttctatgaattttcgttatatattgtcacgtcgttgccatggtgatatagcaaaaagtgtcgtgacaacttttcgtaagaattttttcagtctagccccctttcacaacgcgcgataaggaacttcgttccaattaattattaacagctagatcaaaatttacatggaaggtagctgatgcaagCAGGAATACTGCGCTGATGAAATTGTGGTCAACAGCTCTAATACTTTggctatttctatttatagatttaatacTTCAATATAAAAAGCATGCGACCTTGACGACTACGATCTTCAATTTCACGTTGGGCAAACATTTTTACGCAGCCACAACGACTTAACTACTTTACTTTAACAGTGATAGATttcgcaacaacaatatttgttgagtgcacgaattggcctcgctcagtgaaataccacgaccacacagaagacaggcgtcaagtagaagtaattccaagtacagtctgatgagttcacattcttttcttattaggaaaggatgggaaggggaagtggatttggcggaagaggggacgcataggaaggttaaaatgttctctttttgtgcgtctcctccttcgtcgattaagGGTAGACATCTGCATTTATTGATGCCTATGGGTAACGATCgtctcgctatttcggcgaattcaggtgactgTTTGCTAATTTGCCaacttttgatatataaaatataaataatagagtCATATAGAAAAAGCATACAAAAGCGATAAGACAGAAGAAACATAACGACATATAAAAACGCATAATAATAGTCTCGTTATATTAATCGACATCtctgagtattttttttttattttacaatttagcaaacgaacaagcggccacatgaattcaccgaaatggtgaagcgaccgctgtccatagacattcgcaattgcagatgcattgcctaccatcaatcgacgaaggagacgcacaaaaagagaatatttaaccttcctatacaTCTCCTCCAtaaaatccacctccccttcctatcttttccttataagaaaagggttgggaagggaaagaggactaaaattagccTAATCAATACTCACAGCTAACGAAGCTCCACATATTTCACAAATATGCCTCTCACTGGGGGGACAGAATGAGGTGCCAGGATGTTCCTTCTGATGATGGTTCATACACTCCATTTGtgttgaaaaatgtttaccaCACTGGAATATATAAGTAACAGGTTACAAATAACAGAAGTAGACGTCAGCAAGAATATCTGTTGCATCAATTGGTTCTAGACTTttgcaataccacgactacaCAGACATacctcaagtggaagtaattccacgtATGGTCTAATGAGTGTGTATTGGAAGCCTCATTTTattcttctttcccttccctttttcttccttttcttataaggaaaggatgtgTTGGGGCAGTAGATTTGACAAAgcacgcataggaagggaaaatctttctgtacgtccctAGTGTGTTGATTTAAAATAGGcgatgcatctgcaattgcagatattCATGTGcaacttcgctatttcggcgaattcaggtgttaacttgctcgtttgccactttataaaataatatttttttttaaaaaaagatatgatATAATGAATTTACTTGATAGCAATCCATTGGTTTTCTTCGTCTAGTGAAAGTGAACCTTAACCGTTTGGAACGTCGTTTAGGAGCTGGTACTTCTTCATCATCCTCTTTGCTGAATAAATCAaacataattcatttaaaactataactgatgtttttttttttaatatttttatcatacaatcgaacctggataagcgagagttggTTGATTGCGATATTTTTTCCCTTATAGAAGGTTCTCGCTTTTCgaggtttgactgtatttttcaatgtactaaaaaatataagaatttattgaaaataaatacaatttaataatttgaaattagcTGTTTAACTGTAATTTTAGCTGTAATTTTAGGCTTTGATACAGTAAAtctagaaaaaatatacaaaaacgcCATCTATATTCGATATTGTAACTCACTCGACATCTGCGTGTAGAGCTGATGACTGCAGATGTTCTGCGTACGCGTCGCTAGACTCAAATTTGATCTGACATCGCTCACAAAACGTATTTTCACTTTCAGCACTCTCTGTACACtcctgaaatattttatacgcgACTAAATAACGTTTAcatttatactagcttttacccgcgacttcgtccgcgcggaataaaaaaatgcacacaagataaaaaagttcctatgtccgtctcctagttctaagctacctccccatcaattttcagctaaatcagttataaatagtgtaactaacacgactttcttttatatatatatatatatatatagatgcgtttaaatttaaaactagtactaataagtattattaagatgaataaaaaatacagtgatTTCAGCAACAATATGAATTTACAGTGATTTTTCAATTATCCCAATTTATTCTACTCAACAACAGATGGCGTTGCTTCCTTAAtctgatattaatattaaaaatgcaaaagttggacataaaaatttttgtttgaacaTACATCCATTAGGGTTCAatgaatcttaataaaatttgacacagatgtagaatatagtctagaagaaaacataagctacatactaagtttttttttcataccgAGCAGATGATATGTTAGTTACTATAGTCCAgtcgcggagcacgaagaatttcgtacatgGAACTCGcattacctgtctctgtcactcccgcgtaaatacaatgagtctcgctcgcacagaAACAAAGGCCGCCGTCCTCAGGGATTGTAAACCTTTTATTGGAGactataagtttaatttttaataagaggAATCGAAATTAGCTAGACTAGATGATAATGTTGACGAAACTGTACTTgtacttttgtaataaatgtgacAGGCGAGACGTCTTCGGAAAACAGTTACTCCGAAACAGAGGAATCGGATtctgatttttgattttttattattagatacttgtctagatttttattacttttattattaaatctaaattaataattaacatactaataataactatattttataagttggtaaattttctttctccttcaaataattcatgtaaaccgcactaaatacaaaaatgtttgtaacctctgtcagtaggtaaagaggtcattgtacgaaattcttcgtgctccgcgacCAGACTATAGTATGATATATGCGCATGCACATGTGTCTGTCTCACCTCTCTGCCAACATGTGTGACACGTTTGTGTTGATGAAGTCCAGCAGCACTGACAAAGGAAGCTCCACAAAGAGCACACACATGTCTACTACGATGTGTACGCAAATGT
This genomic interval carries:
- the LOC106715060 gene encoding facilitated trehalose transporter Tret1, with the translated sequence MSIFYQVAATGVVSYLCLSMGIMYTWPSSTLVLFSSENTTLNRPMTETELSLLGSLSSISALVSTPFSSYILDTIGRKYCCLIFSLLQVISWLLVSFFYTVEVVLTSVILSGFCCCATLAVPIYVNEICQDSIRGSMCSGAMVFYGLGMLISYLMGGYMSYDAMNYACLAITILGVLLLLLLKDSPTYLMSKGREKEAAQAIAFYRGTKVKSKVVEEELKALRMSLNPVLDDDVVTPEEEKLNADLKERPKVSMWSFLKKSRSTRRALFMLIVLYTTSMFQGLTVIQVYAEPLFAEAIPTMSPTICSVIFAVVMVVAGFIAAYLVETAGRRSLMLYATFGSGICCIVLGTQIHLHWGPHWLTACFIYVYGVVYSCGAGTVPFVMGAEIFLPEIRSFASMISIEWSIICGFVVLFLFNPIVSAIGLGPIFYFFAAVCFISTIFCYFYLPETKGLTVDAIQLLFAKPKRRNIIP